TCGCCGCCGTCGTGTTCACGACCCGCGTCGGGCTGCCGCCCGAGTGGCGACTGTTCGTGATCACGGGCTTTCTCGGCGGCCTCACGACGTTCTCGACCTATTCGGTCGAAGTGGTGACGCATGCGGTGCAGGGCGAATTCGGATGGGCGTTTGCGGTGGCTGCCCTACACTTGACTGGATCGTTCGTGCTGACGGCGCTCGGCATGTGGACCGCGCGCGCGTGGCTCGCGGCGGCCTGAGCGTGCCGCCATCGGAGGGTGCGATGGACAAGATCTTCCTGCGCTTCTACGTGCACGAGAAGCATCGGCTGCACTGGAAGCCGCTGTGGGAATGGCTGCTGGAGGAGGCGAACCGGATGGGCGTCGCGGGCGGTTCCGCGTTTCGCGCGATGGCCGGGTTCGGCCAGCATCGCGTGCTGCACGAGGACCGCTTCTTCGAACTGCAGGGGTCGCTCGCGATCGAGATCGAATTCATCGTCAGCGAGGACGAGGCGCAGCGCTTGCTCGACAGGCTGTCGCACGAGAAGGTGCGTGTGTGCTACGCGATGATGCCGGCGCGCTTCGGCGTGATCGACACGCTTGGCGCACCGCCGGCGCAGGGGCCGGCGGCGTAGGGGGGCGGCGTGAGCGTCAGATGCCGAACATAGTCAGCGACACGGCGGCGCGCGTGACGATCATCAGCAGTACCTGCACGATCACGAACAGCAGGATCGGCGACAGGTCGATGCCGCCGAGGTTCGGGATGATGCGGCGCAGCGGGTTCAGGAACGGCGCGGTGAGCTGGTAGAGGATCGGCATCGCCGGCGAGCGCGGGTTGAGCCACGACAGCAGCGCCATCAGGATCGTCATCCAGATCACGAGATTGAGCGCCCACTTCACGACGGTGAGCAGCGCGACCACGACGAGCGTCGCGATCACCGAGGCCGGATCGAAGCCGGCCATCACGACCATCAGCACGACGTAGACGAGCGCGGTGAGCAGCGCGGCGACGACGCTGGCCCAGTCGATGCCGCGCACGCCCGCGATCACGCGGCGCAGCGGCAGCACGAGCCAGTTGGTTGCCTGCAGCACGGCCTGCGTGACGGGGTTGTACGGTGGCACGCGGACGGCCTGCATCCAGACGCGCAGGATCAGCGCGGCGCCGAACAGCGTGAAGACGGTATTGAGCAGAAAACGGGCGATCTCGCCGAACATCGTTGGCATCCTTTTTAGTCAGTAGCGTGCGGCCGCCAACGCCGGATGGCGGCGCATCGGCCGACACATTATCACGCCTCGTCTTGCGGCGGGGAGGGGCGCGGCGGTGCGCGCGAGCGACGTTTCGACGGCGTCGGCGAGCGCCGGCAGCGACGCCGGCGGCGTGGCGCGCTGCGCCGCGAGCGCGATCGCGCGGCGCGTCAGCAGCGCGTAGAGCGTCGCGTGATCGCCGCCGCGCGTTTCAAGCAGTGCCAACTGGCGTTCGACGATGCCCGTGTCGCCGCGCGACACCGGGCCGGACAGCGCGTTCGCGAGCCCCTTGTCGCGCGCGGTCTCGATCGTGCCGGCCAGCATCGGCAGCAGTGCGCGCAGCGCGGCGTCCTCGTCGAAACCGAGGCCGCGCCACAGCTCGACGGCTTCCGCCAGCGCGCACAGCGCGAAGCTCGCCGCGTAGTGCGCGGCCGCGTGATAGAGCATCCGGCCGCCCGCGGGAATCGACAGCGGATGGCAGCCGAGTGCGGCAGCAAGTCGCAGCAGCGTCGCATGCAACGCGCCGTCGGCTTCGATCGTGACCGAGCAGCCGTCGATGCGGGCGAGGTCGGCGTCGGTGCCGCCAAACAGATAGAGAGGATGGAAGCCGCCGGTGGCTGCGCCTTGCTGCTTCGCCGGATCGAGCAGGGCGACCGCCGACGCGCCGCTGCAGTGAACGACGGCCTGCCGGCCAGCTCGTGACGCGTCGAAGTGCAGCGCCGCGGCCGTCGGCGCGAGATGGTCGTCGGGCACCGTCAGGAAGACCAGGTCGGCGGCGTCGGCAACCTGTTGCGGGGTGTCGACCGCCCGGCAGCCGTCGATGCGCGCGGCGAGCGCGGCGGCCGACGCGGGCGTGCGGCTCGCGATCGCGACGACCGGAAAGCCGGCCTGCGCAAAGCGCTGCGCGACGCAGCGTGCGAGACGGCCGGCGCCGATAAAGCCGAGGCGGGGTGTGTCGGGAACGGACATGGCGGCGGGTGTAAGCGAAAACGAAGCAGCCGCCAGTATCGCAGGAATGACCGCGGGGCCGTGAAACGGCAGTTTCTGCATGGGCACGTGGCTGGCTCATCGGTTTGCGGCGCTATATCGGCAAGTGTTTCACCGCCCGGCACACGGTCGCTTCAAGATCACGGAACCCGACCCCGAAACATATCGTCCCGTATCCGGCTTGAAATGTCGGCATCTTGTCTCGAATTTGTAATCGTTCATTACGGTTGCGTGCCCGCCGCGCGCTGCGTATCCGGTAAGACTGACCGGCCCTGATGGTGCGACCCGACTCACCGGACGGAATCGCGCGACCGGCAAGGGTCGCCGCAGGCGCTGCGAGCCATGTCGCACGGCGGCTTCGCCCGCGTGCAATTGCAATTTGCAACAAATGCACGACACGCGAGGGGCGGGTTTTCGCTACATTGCTTCCATGCGACGTGCATGCCCGCCGTTGCCGACAGGGGCGCACAAAATACCGCTCCAGCAGGAGAATCGAAGTGAAAAAGCTCATTCCGTTCATCGCCGCCGCCGCGCTGGGCCTGGGTGCCGCAAGCGCTGCGCAGGCTCACGTGTCGATCGGGGTCGGCATCGGTATCCCGGTCGCGCCCGCGTACCCCGTCTATGCACCGCCGCCGCCCGTGTACTACGCGCCGCCGCCTCCGCCCGTCTACTACGCACCGGCGCCGGCCTACTACGCACCGCCGCCCGCCGTGGTCGTCGGCGGCTACTATGGCCGACCGTACTGGCACCATGGCTACTATGGTGGCGGCTGGGGCCATCACGGCTACTGGCGTCGCTGATTCGTGCCGCGCGGCCTGGGCCGCGCGTGGCAAAACGGCGCAACGTCCCGCGAGGGGCGCTGCGCCGTTTTTCTTTGGGTTGACGCCCGACTTCGATGAGTGGTGCGTGCAGGCCGGTTTCGATTACACCGCGCGCACGATCAGGTCGCGGTACCCGCCGACGATCACGCTGTACGAGAAATACGCGAACAGCAGCGCCGACGCGATGTGACACCCGCGCATCAGCCCGGCGCCCGCGCGCTTGCGGCCCTGGCTTGCGAGCGTGCACATGAAGAGCGTCCACGCGAGGCCGCCGAGGAAAAAGCCCGACAGGAACACCGATGCGGTGGCCGGCGTGGTCGCGCCGGCTTTCGCGATCAGCGCGCCGCCGACCGCCGCGAACCACAGGATCGCGCTCGGCGACGACATCGCGAGCAGCATCCCGCGCAGGAAACTGCGCCGCGCACTGGCGCGCGGCTGCGGCGTGTCCTCGGCATCGTCGCCGGCCGTCTTGGCCGGCGCGAGCGCTTCACGCGCCATCTTCCACGTGAGGAACAGCAGCACGGCGCCGCCGCCGATCCATACGATCCAGCGCACCGGCTCGAACTGCAGCAGCACGGCCATCCCGCCAAGTGCGAGCGCCGCATAGACGAGATCGCCGACGCACGAGCCGAGACCGAGCCAGAAGCCCGGCCGGAAGCCGTGCGACAGCGTCAGCGACAGCATCGCGACATTGACGAGGCCGATGTCGAGACACAACGACAGCGACAGAAAGAAGCCGTCGGACAGCATGGAGGCGGGCGGAAAGGTCATCTTCGAGGTTCGTGTCGCGATGGCAGTCCACGGGCCGGCAGGCGCCGGCCGCATGGCGTCAGAGGCCGATCTCCTGCCAGAGCCGGTCGACGCGCGCCTTCACGGCCGCATCCATCTCGATCGGGCGGCCCCATTCGCGGCTGGTCTCGCCGGGCCACTTGTTGGTCGCGTCGAGGCCCATCTTCGAACCGAGGCCGGCCACCGGCGACGCGAAATCGAGATAGTCGATCGGCGTGCTGTCGACCATCACGGTGTCGCGCACGGGGTCGACGCGCGTCGTGATCGCCCAGATCACTTCCTTCCAGTCGCGGATGTTCACGTCCTCGTCGACGACCACGATGAACTTCGTATACATGAACTGCCGCAGGAAGCTCCACACGCCGAACATCACGCGCTTCGCGTGGCCCGCGTAGCTCTTCTTCATCTGGACGATGGCCATCCGGTAGCTGCAGCCTTCGGGCGGCAGGTAGAAGTCGGTGATCTCGGTGAACTGCTTCTGCAGTAGCGGCACGAACACCTCGTTGAGCGCGACGCCGAGCACCGCCGGCTCGTCAGGCGGCTTGCCCGTGTAGGTCGAGTGGTAGATCGCATCGCGGCGCATCGTGATGCGCTCGACAGTGAACACCGGGAACCACTCCTGCTCGTTGTAGTAACCGGTGTGGTCGCCGTACGGGCCTTCGAGCGCGTGCTCGTACTTGGCGGACGCATTGCCGGCCGGGCGCGGCGGTGCGCCGGCCGGCGCCGGGGCGGGGGCGCCTTCCTGCGGATAAATGAAGCCTTCGAGCACGACCTCCGCGCGTGCGGGTACCTGCAGCGTGTCGACGCCGGGCGTCAGGCACTTCGCGAGCTCGGTGCGGCTGCCGCGTAGCAGGCCGGCGAACTGGTACTCGGACAGCGAATCGGGCACCGGCGTCACCGCGCCGAGCGTCGTGGCCGGATCGGCGCCGAGCACGACCGCGACCGGATACGGCTTGCCGGGGTTCTGCAGCGCGAATTCGCGGAAGTCGAGCGCGCCGCCGCGATGCGCGAGCCAGCGCATGATCAGCTTGTTGCGTCCGATCAGCTGCTGGCGGTAGATACCGAGGTTCTGCCGCGACTTGTTCGGCCCGCGCGTGACCGTCAAGCCCCACGTGACGAGCGGCCCCGCGTCGCCAGGCCAGCAGGTCTGGATCGGTAGCCGGTTCAGATCGACGTCGGCGCCTTCCCAGACGATCTCCTGGCACGGCGGCGACGACACCGATTTCGGCGCCATGTCCCACACGGCCTTCGCGAGCGACAGCAGCTTGCCGGCGTCCTTCAGGCTCTTCGGCGGATCGGGTTCCTTCAATGCGGACAGCAGGCGCCCGAGATCGCGCAGCGAATCGAGCGCGGCGTCGTCGCCCGCATCGACGCCCATCCCGAGCGCGACGCGGCGCGGCGTGCCGAACAGGTTGCCGAGCACCGGGAAGTCGTAGCCGGTCGGCGCGTTGAACAGCAGCGCAGGGCCGCCGGCGCGCAGTACGCGGTCGCACAGCTCGGTCATTTCGAGCACGGGCGACACGGGCTGCGTGACGCGTCGCAGCTCGCCGAGCGCCTCGAGGCGCTGGATGAAATCGCGTAAGTCTTTGTATTTCATGAAGATGGTCCGGGCCACCCGCCAGGCGGGCAGCGATGGGTGGGCGCAGCGGCCGGCTGCGACCCCGAATCGACCGACGATTTTACCCGCGCTGCCGCATGCCCGCCCGGCGGAGAAAAAAGTCGACCGCGCGCAAACCCCCTACGGCACGGGACTTGCGATCTGAAGAGTGCTCGTAAATTACTTTTTGTTATGATTTCAATGTTTTATAGTGTTGACGATCTATAAAACCCTGCTAGAATCCGCTCACATTGGCTGCAGGGTAAAAGGCTTCGAGCCGCCAATCACCGATCTTTGACGCAGCGCGTCACCGTCCGCCGAATCCTGCACGGCGTATCCGACGGCATTAGTCGTAGTCTCAGCCAGCGCCACCAGACGCTGGTTTTTTGCGTGGGTGCCACCGCGTATGCCCGCCTCGCCCATTGTGCGAAGGTGCCGGCCCTCTTACACCGTGGCCTCGAACGGTACTTATACCGTTTCCCCGATGCTTGCACGCCCCAACCAAAGCGTGCGGCGTCGTGATTCCGCGGCGCGTTACCTGTCTCGCCATCGAGCTGAGCGAGCCGCACGAGTCATGTTCATGGGAGATGATCTGAATGAACGCTTGGTTATCGTGGCGTCCTAGTGAGCAGCATGCGCAATTCGTGCGCAGCATGCTGCGTCGCGGGACGCGTGTCAGTCACCATCTATTCAGCGTTGTCGGCTGTCTCGCTGTCGCAGTTGCGCTTGCACTGTGGCTGCTGCCAACCGTCCGCGGCACGCTCGCCGCGAAGCTGATGCCGGTCGTATCCGCGGCCGTGCAAGCCGGCCCGGCCCGTCTGCTGACCGGCCATCCGCTGCCGAACTTCGCGCCCGCCGGCGCGCAGCCGCAGCAGGAAGACAACAGTCCCGAAACGGACGCGCTTGCGGTCGGCCTCGACGTCGCACCGGAAGCCGCCGCCGCGCAGGGCGATGCGTCCGATCCGGCCCGCAACGGCCCGTCGCCCGTCGCGCTGGCGAAGCTGATCCCGACCCAGCGCGTGGCGGCCGATGCGCGTGACGACCGTGCGCTCGCATCGAATCGCGAACAGGCGCTCGTCGCGACCTACCTGTCGCGCCGTTACCGCGTCGCACAGGAGCCTCTCGGCCAGCTCGTCAAGGCTGCGTTCCAGACCGGCCGTGACGTCGGCCTCGATCCGCTGCTGCTGCTGTCCGTGATGGCGATCGAGTCGGGCTTCAACCCGTATGCCGAAAGCGGCGTCGGTGCGAAGGGCCTGATGCAGGTCATGTCGAAGGTCCATTCCGACAAGTTCGAGTATTTCGGCGGCACCGATACCGCCCTGCAGCCGCTCGCGAACCTCCAGGTCGGCGCACTCGTGCTGAAGGACTGCATCGCACGCGGCGGCTCGCTCGCGAACGGCCTGCGCCTGTACAACGGCTCGACGAACCCCGACGACAACGGCTACGGTTCGAAGGTGATGGCCGAGCGCGGTCGCCTGCGTGACGTCGCACGTGGTCGTAGCGTGCCGGTCAATGCGCCGCAGGCGCCGGCGAAGCCGATCGTCACGGCCGCCGCCGTGACGGCGGCCGCAGGCGGCGCGAAGCGCGTGCATGCGACGCTCGAAACGTCGGCGAAGTCGACGGCATCGAAGGAAGCCCCGTCGCAGGACGACGCGAGCGTCGATACCGCGAAGCAGTCGCACGGCGATCGTTCGGAGCTTGGCGCGTAACTTGCACGGCTCCAGCCGGCAGGACATGAAAAAGGCACCCGGATCGGGTGCCTTTTTGCTTTTGCGGTGGGCGGAGTGGCCGCCGTGCCGGCCGCGTGTCAGTGTTGCCCGAACAGCGTCGCGAGCCGGTCGACCGCTTCCTCGAGCCGCGAGTAGGCGGTCGCATAGGACAGGCGGATATAGTCACGCGGCGCATGGACACCGAAGTCCATGCCGGGCACCAGCACGACGCCCGCATCGTGCAGCATTGCCGTCGTGAGCGCGGCGCTGTCGCCGGCCGCAGGGTGGGCGACGCCGCCGCAGTGCGCATACACGTAGAACGCGCCGTCCGGCATCACGGGCACCGTGAAGCCGAGCCGTTCGAGCGCCGGTGCGATGAAATCGCGACGGCGCTTGAATTCGAGCCGGCGCGCTTCGTAGATGTCGAGCGCGGCCGGCTCGAAGCACGCGAGCGCCGCGTGTTGCGCGAGCGCCGACGGGCAGATGAACAGGTTCTGCGCCAGCTTCTCGAACGTGCCGACCAGCGCGGGCGGCACGACCAGCCAGCCGAGCCGCCAGCCCGTCATGCTGAAATACTTGGAGAAGCTGTTCACGGTGACGACGTCGTCGCCGAACGACAGCGCCGACACGGGCGCCGCGTCGTAGCTGAGCCCCTGGTAGATCTCGTCGACGATCGTGAAGCCGCCGCGTGCGCGCACGGCTTCGACGATCCGTTTCAGCTCGTCCGGCTCGAGCGATGTGCCGGTCGGGTTCGACGGCGACGCGAGCAGCACGCCGCGCGTGCGGTCGCCCCAGCGCGTACGGACGTCATCCTCGGTGAGCTGGAAGCGCGCATCCGGGCCGCTCGGCACGAGCACCGCGCGGCCTTCGGCCGCCGCGACGAAGTGCCGGTTGCACGGATACGACGGGTCGGGCATCAGCACCTCGTCGTCGCGCCCGACGAGCGCGAGGCACGCGAGCAGCAGCGCGGCCGACGCGCCGGCCGTCACGACGATCCGTTCCGGGCTGATCGTGAGGCCGTAGGCGCGTGCGTAGTGCGCGGCGATCGCCTCGCGCAGCGGTGCGATGCCGAGCGCGCTCGTATATTGGGTGACGCCACGGCGCAGCGCGGCCGCGGCCGCTTCGACGACCGGCTCCGGCGCAGTGAAATCCGGCTCGCCGATGCCCATGTGGATAACATCGCGCCCCGAGGACTCGAGACGCTGTGCCTCCTTCATCAGTTCCATCACGTAGAAGGGCTGGATCGCGTCGACGCGTGCGGCGAGTCTGACGAGCGAATCGGTGGCGGTATTCATCGGGCGGGCAGGGCGAGGGAGGCGGGCAAAAGAAAAAACGGGCGCATGCGCGCCCGTTCCGGACCAACGGGTTCAGCCGTTGCGGCGCGCCTGCGTTTCGGCGGGGCGCAGCTTCGCGGCGAGCTTGTCGAGCACGCCGTTCACGTACTTGTAGCCGTCGGAGCCGCCGAACGTCTTCGCGAGTTCGACAGCTTCATTGATGATCACGCGGTACGGCGTTTCGACGTGGTGCGTGAGCTCGAACGTGGCGATCAGCAGCACGGCGCGTTCGACCGGCGACAGCTGGTCGATCGGGCGGTCGAGCGACGGCGTCAGCGCTTCGACGAGCGTGGCGTGCTCGCGGATCACGCCGTGCAGGATCGCGTCGAGCAGCTCCTTGTCGGCCTTGTCGTACCCGAGCGCGCCGCGCAGTTGCGCGTCGATCTCACCGGAGGACGCGTTCGACAGCAGCCACTGGTACAGCCCCTGCGTCGCCAGCTCGCGCGATTGTCGGCGGGCGCTCTTCTTCATGCGCGCTCCTCTTCGTCGTCTTCTTCCTCTTCGTCCTCGTCGTCGTCGCCGAGCTGGTCGAGGGCCATCGTCAGGTTGGCCATCTCGACGGCGACGCGTGCGGCGTCACGACCTTTTTCGGTCATGCGCGCGACGGCCTGTTCGTCGTTTTCGGTCGTCAGGACCGCGTTCGCGATCGGCAGGTTGAAGTCGAGGCCGATGCGGGTGATGCCCGCGCCGCTCTCGTTCGACACGAGTTCGAAGTGGTAGGTCTCGCCGCGGATCACCGCGCCGAGCGCGATCAGCGCGTCGAACTGGCCGCTTTCCGCGAGCTTCTGCAGCGCGAGCGGGATTTCCAGCGCGCCGGGCACCGACACGAGCAGCACGTCTTCACCGGTGACGCCGAGGCGTTCCAGTTCCTCGACGCACGCGTCGGCGAGGCCGTTGCACACGGGTTCGTTGAAGCGCGATTGCACGATGCCGATACGCAGGCCGTCGCCTTCGAGATTCGGTTGGTATTGTCCGATTTCCATGATCTGGTCCGTGGTGTGGATGAACGGTTATAGGGCGAAAGCGCCGTGGCGGGTTACGCGTGGGACGCCGGGCAGGACGTGGCTTCGCCGCCGGGCATCGGAATGAAGCCCGTGACTTCGAGGCCGTAGCCGGACATGCTGCCCAGCTTGCGCGGATTCGACAGCACCTGCATCTTGCCGACGCCGACATCGCGCAGGATCTGCGCGCCGATGCCGAACGTCTTGAAATCGACCGGCCGGCGCTTGAGCGCAGCGGCCTTTTCTTCCTCGTCGAACGCCTTGAAGACGTCGATCAGGTGTTCCTTCGTATCGCCGCAGTTGAGCAGCACGATCACGCCGAGGTCGCGCTCCGCGATCTCGCGCATCGCGGCGTCGAGTGTCCACGAGTGCGTCGACACGCCCGTCTCGAGCAGGTCGAGCACCGACAGCGGCTCGTGCACGCGCGCCGGCGTATCGACGTCCGGCGACGGCGTGCCGCGCACCAGCGCGATGTGCGGCGAGCCGCTCGGCTGGTCGCGGTACAGCACCGCGCGGAACGTGCCGTGCGCGGTCTGCATCGTACGCTCGGCGATCCGCTCGATGATCGATTCGGTGCGGCTGCGGTACTGGATCAGGTCGGCGATCGTGCCGATCTTCAGGTTGTGTTCCTGCGCGAACTCGATCAGGTCGGGCAGGCGCGCCATCGTGCCGTCGTCCTTGATGATCTCGCAGATCACCGCGGCCGGCGTGAGGCCCGCCAGCGCGGTGAAGTCGCAACCGGCCTCGGTGTGGCCCGCGCGCACGAGCACGCCGCCCGGCTGCGCCATGATCGGGAACACGTGGCCCGGCTGCACGATGTGCTCGGGGCGCACGTCGTGCGCGACCGCCGTGGCGATCGTGTGCGCACGGTCGGCGGCCGAGATGCCCGTCGTCACGCCTTCGGCCGCTTCGATGCTGACCGTGAAGGCGGTGCCGTACTGCGTGCCGTTGCGGTAGGTCATCAGCGGCAGGTGCAGCTGCTTGCAGCGTTCCTGCGTCAACGTCAGACAAACCAGGCCGCGGCCGTACTTGGCCATGAAGTTGATCGCTTCCGGCGTGACGAATTCGGCGGCGATCACGAGGTCGCCCTCGTTTTCGCGGTCTTCTTCGTCGACCAGGATCACCATCCGGCCGGCTTTCAGCTCGGCGATGATGTCGAGCGTGGAGGCGAGCGTCATAAGGGGGCGTGAAAGAGGAAAGTGCGTATTTTACGCCAGCCGGACGACGTTTCGGCTGGCGTGGACCGCGCTCGACCGCCGAGCGCCCCGGAAAGCGCCGCGGCCGGCCTGCGCGGCAGGCCTGGCGTGGCCGCCGCGCATTGGCTGCATGCGCGTGCGGACGGTGGCGGCCCGGGCTTTGCCCGGCCGTGCGTCAGGCGTGCTGGTCGCGCCCGCCCAGGTAGTCGAGCTTGC
This region of Burkholderia contaminans genomic DNA includes:
- the crcB gene encoding fluoride efflux transporter CrcB; translated protein: MFYSIVAIFVGAGLGALLRWFLSLALNAYFPAVPLGTLAANLIGGYVIGIAAVVFTTRVGLPPEWRLFVITGFLGGLTTFSTYSVEVVTHAVQGEFGWAFAVAALHLTGSFVLTALGMWTARAWLAAA
- a CDS encoding DUF190 domain-containing protein, with product MDKIFLRFYVHEKHRLHWKPLWEWLLEEANRMGVAGGSAFRAMAGFGQHRVLHEDRFFELQGSLAIEIEFIVSEDEAQRLLDRLSHEKVRVCYAMMPARFGVIDTLGAPPAQGPAA
- a CDS encoding YggT family protein, translating into MFGEIARFLLNTVFTLFGAALILRVWMQAVRVPPYNPVTQAVLQATNWLVLPLRRVIAGVRGIDWASVVAALLTALVYVVLMVVMAGFDPASVIATLVVVALLTVVKWALNLVIWMTILMALLSWLNPRSPAMPILYQLTAPFLNPLRRIIPNLGGIDLSPILLFVIVQVLLMIVTRAAVSLTMFGI
- a CDS encoding LysE family transporter codes for the protein MTFPPASMLSDGFFLSLSLCLDIGLVNVAMLSLTLSHGFRPGFWLGLGSCVGDLVYAALALGGMAVLLQFEPVRWIVWIGGGAVLLFLTWKMAREALAPAKTAGDDAEDTPQPRASARRSFLRGMLLAMSSPSAILWFAAVGGALIAKAGATTPATASVFLSGFFLGGLAWTLFMCTLASQGRKRAGAGLMRGCHIASALLFAYFSYSVIVGGYRDLIVRAV
- a CDS encoding UbiD family decarboxylase → MKYKDLRDFIQRLEALGELRRVTQPVSPVLEMTELCDRVLRAGGPALLFNAPTGYDFPVLGNLFGTPRRVALGMGVDAGDDAALDSLRDLGRLLSALKEPDPPKSLKDAGKLLSLAKAVWDMAPKSVSSPPCQEIVWEGADVDLNRLPIQTCWPGDAGPLVTWGLTVTRGPNKSRQNLGIYRQQLIGRNKLIMRWLAHRGGALDFREFALQNPGKPYPVAVVLGADPATTLGAVTPVPDSLSEYQFAGLLRGSRTELAKCLTPGVDTLQVPARAEVVLEGFIYPQEGAPAPAPAGAPPRPAGNASAKYEHALEGPYGDHTGYYNEQEWFPVFTVERITMRRDAIYHSTYTGKPPDEPAVLGVALNEVFVPLLQKQFTEITDFYLPPEGCSYRMAIVQMKKSYAGHAKRVMFGVWSFLRQFMYTKFIVVVDEDVNIRDWKEVIWAITTRVDPVRDTVMVDSTPIDYLDFASPVAGLGSKMGLDATNKWPGETSREWGRPIEMDAAVKARVDRLWQEIGL
- a CDS encoding lytic transglycosylase domain-containing protein; the protein is MNAWLSWRPSEQHAQFVRSMLRRGTRVSHHLFSVVGCLAVAVALALWLLPTVRGTLAAKLMPVVSAAVQAGPARLLTGHPLPNFAPAGAQPQQEDNSPETDALAVGLDVAPEAAAAQGDASDPARNGPSPVALAKLIPTQRVAADARDDRALASNREQALVATYLSRRYRVAQEPLGQLVKAAFQTGRDVGLDPLLLLSVMAIESGFNPYAESGVGAKGLMQVMSKVHSDKFEYFGGTDTALQPLANLQVGALVLKDCIARGGSLANGLRLYNGSTNPDDNGYGSKVMAERGRLRDVARGRSVPVNAPQAPAKPIVTAAAVTAAAGGAKRVHATLETSAKSTASKEAPSQDDASVDTAKQSHGDRSELGA
- a CDS encoding pyridoxal phosphate-dependent aminotransferase, which gives rise to MNTATDSLVRLAARVDAIQPFYVMELMKEAQRLESSGRDVIHMGIGEPDFTAPEPVVEAAAAALRRGVTQYTSALGIAPLREAIAAHYARAYGLTISPERIVVTAGASAALLLACLALVGRDDEVLMPDPSYPCNRHFVAAAEGRAVLVPSGPDARFQLTEDDVRTRWGDRTRGVLLASPSNPTGTSLEPDELKRIVEAVRARGGFTIVDEIYQGLSYDAAPVSALSFGDDVVTVNSFSKYFSMTGWRLGWLVVPPALVGTFEKLAQNLFICPSALAQHAALACFEPAALDIYEARRLEFKRRRDFIAPALERLGFTVPVMPDGAFYVYAHCGGVAHPAAGDSAALTTAMLHDAGVVLVPGMDFGVHAPRDYIRLSYATAYSRLEEAVDRLATLFGQH
- the nusB gene encoding transcription antitermination factor NusB, translating into MKKSARRQSRELATQGLYQWLLSNASSGEIDAQLRGALGYDKADKELLDAILHGVIREHATLVEALTPSLDRPIDQLSPVERAVLLIATFELTHHVETPYRVIINEAVELAKTFGGSDGYKYVNGVLDKLAAKLRPAETQARRNG
- the ribH gene encoding 6,7-dimethyl-8-ribityllumazine synthase, giving the protein MEIGQYQPNLEGDGLRIGIVQSRFNEPVCNGLADACVEELERLGVTGEDVLLVSVPGALEIPLALQKLAESGQFDALIALGAVIRGETYHFELVSNESGAGITRIGLDFNLPIANAVLTTENDEQAVARMTEKGRDAARVAVEMANLTMALDQLGDDDEDEEEEDDEEERA
- the ribBA gene encoding bifunctional 3,4-dihydroxy-2-butanone-4-phosphate synthase/GTP cyclohydrolase II, translating into MTLASTLDIIAELKAGRMVILVDEEDRENEGDLVIAAEFVTPEAINFMAKYGRGLVCLTLTQERCKQLHLPLMTYRNGTQYGTAFTVSIEAAEGVTTGISAADRAHTIATAVAHDVRPEHIVQPGHVFPIMAQPGGVLVRAGHTEAGCDFTALAGLTPAAVICEIIKDDGTMARLPDLIEFAQEHNLKIGTIADLIQYRSRTESIIERIAERTMQTAHGTFRAVLYRDQPSGSPHIALVRGTPSPDVDTPARVHEPLSVLDLLETGVSTHSWTLDAAMREIAERDLGVIVLLNCGDTKEHLIDVFKAFDEEEKAAALKRRPVDFKTFGIGAQILRDVGVGKMQVLSNPRKLGSMSGYGLEVTGFIPMPGGEATSCPASHA